In the Brassica napus cultivar Da-Ae chromosome A7, Da-Ae, whole genome shotgun sequence genome, one interval contains:
- the LOC106356947 gene encoding uncharacterized protein LOC106356947, with amino-acid sequence MGLCVSVGRSDCDSSPAAKIVTVNGDLREYNVPVLASQVLEAESMASSSSSRPSSYFLCNSDSLYYDDFIPAIEPEEILQADQIYFVLPVSKRQYRLTASDMAALAVKASVAMEKAAKNKNRRRKSGRISPVMTLNQPNERLVAVNRSSMMMMQKGNLPNKTTQFKSTDTISYYRSGSVRQLKRYASGKARKLAARSIKRLSTIHEENIF; translated from the coding sequence atgggtctttgtgtaTCTGTTGGTCGTAGCGACTGCGATTCTTCTCCGGCGGCTAAAATCGTGACGGTTAACGGCGATCTCCGGGAATACAATGTCCCGGTGTTAGCTTCACAGGTTCTTGAAGCTGAATCAAtggcttcttcgtcttcctctcGGCCTTCCTCTTATTTTCTATGTAATTCGGATTCTCTCTATTACGATGACTTCATCCCGGCGATAGAGCCGGAGGAGATTCTTCAGGCGGATCAAATCTATTTCGTTCTCCCTGTCTCCAAACGTCAGTACCGTCTCACGGCGTCCGACATGGCGGCTCTCGCGGTGAAAGCCAGCGTCGCGATGGAGAAAGCTGCGAAGAATAAAAATCGCCGTCGCAAGAGCGGGAGGATATCTCCGGTGATGACGTTGAATCAGCCTAACGAACGGCTCGTCGCCGTTAATAGAAgttcgatgatgatgatgcaaaAGGGAAACCTACCGAATAAAACGACGCAGTTTAAGAGTACTGATACAATCAGTTATTACCGGTCCGGTTCGGTACGGCAATTGAAAAGATATGCGTCTGGGAAAGCTAGGAAGCTTGCGGCTCGGTCGATTAAAAGACTCTCAACAATCCACGAAGAAAACATTTTTTAG
- the LOC106356946 gene encoding protein MIZU-KUSSEI 1-like: MRTMADLGRERSSHLRVINSPTNVDCAREVRLRLTLRSLIECLLPYCCTYQSPPSDQDDTVSSSSSDKTGAVITGTFFGHRHGHVSFCLQDDTHPFSQPPLLLLELAVPTAALAREMEEGFLRIALRSKSNRRSDILDVPVWSMYCNGRKVGFAVKREITENDVMFLRMMKSVSVGAGVVPNGETLYLRAKFERVTGSSDSEAFHMVNPEGSYGQELSIFLLRS, encoded by the coding sequence ATGAGAACGATGGCAGACTTGGGAAGAGAAAGAAGCAGCCATCTACGAGTCATTAACTCTCCGACCAACGTTGACTGTGCCCGTGAAGTCCGTCTCCGACTAACCCTACGGTCCCTCATCGAGTGCTTACTCCCATACTGTTGCACTTACCAATCTCCTCCCTCCGACCAAGACGACACcgtctcttcctcttcctccgaCAAAACCGGTGCAGTTATTACCGGAACTTTCTTCGGCCACCGTCATGGCCACGTCAGCTTTTGCCTCCAAGACGACACTCATCCGTTCTCTCAGCCGCCTCTCCTCCTACTCGAGCTAGCCGTTCCCACGGCGGCTCTAGCTCGTGAGATGGAGGAGGGCTTTCTCCGAATCGCTCTCCGGAGCAAAAGCAACCGCCGGTCTGATATCTTAGACGTGCCGGTTTGGTCTATGTACTGCAACGGAAGGAAAGTTGGGTTCGCCGTGAAGAGAGAGATAACTGAAAACGACGTCATGTTTCTTCGGATGATGAAGTCTGTTTCCGTTGGCGCAGGGGTGGTTCCAAACGGCGAGACGTTGTATTTGAGGGCGAAGTTTGAGCGAGTCACGGGGTCTAGCGACTCGGAAGCGTTTCATATGGTTAACCCAGAGGGTAGCTATGGACAGGAGCTTAGCATTTTTCTTTTGAGATCGTGA
- the LOC106356945 gene encoding calcium-binding protein CML38-like: MEKIAQPQSSFMKLCRKLSPKRKDSAAESQHIKNGDHDKNRHIEAVFAYMDANKDGRISPDELQKSFMTLGEQLSDEEAEAAVRLSDTDGDGMLDFEEFAQLIKGDDKCSEEEKKMELKEAFKMYIAEGEECITPRSLKMMLKKLGESRTTDDCRVMIRAFDLNDDGVLSFDEFALMMR, from the coding sequence ATGGAGAAGATTGCTCAACCTCAGTCATCTTTCATGAAACTTTGCCGGAAACTCTCACCGAAGAGGAAAGACTCAGCCGCAGAGAGTCAACATATCAAGAATGGTGATCATGACAAGAACAGACACATAGAGGCTGTCTTTGCTTACATGGACGCAAACAAAGACGGTAGAATCTCTCCAGACGAGCTTCAAAAGAGTTTCATGACACTAGGAGAGCAACTATCTGACGAAGAAGCCGAAGCTGCGGTTAGATTGTCTGATACAGACGGAGATGGGATGTTGGATTTTGAGGAGTTTGCTCAGTTAATCAAAGGAGATGATAAATGttcagaggaagagaagaagatggagcttAAGGAAGCGTTCAAAATGTATATAGCAGAAGGTGAAGAGTGTATTACTCCTAGAAGCTTGAAGATGATGCTAAAGAAGCTAGGAGAATCAAGAACGACTGATGATTGTAGAGTTATGATTCGTGCTTTTGATCTCAATGATGATGGTGTCTTAAGCTTCGATGAGTTTGCTCTTATGATGCGCTAA